TCCGACAAGATAGCataacatggttggtaccaatggatgccttagatCGTGTCATTTGATATGATACCAGTGTCCCAGTGTcttcactgtagctttaaaactgagccTGATACGAGagattttgttttgctaaaaatTATTCTGCCTCACTTCTCACCATAAGCTCTGCCTGTCATatctgctgcttcttcacattTCTTTTGCCAGACATTTGCCCATtgcctctctgctcctttcatTGTCTTGTTCTCTCTGTACCCTGACTTTTTCTTTTGCGCATCACGCAACTGACCCACTCTGTCAGATGGACTGAACCATTTCACAATACCTGCAGGGGGTGGGAGCATCAGATGGCatgctgaaatgtgttttagtgattagaatacatttatttatcatgtagATACATATAACTTATAATATATAAGTAATAAAAACACTTATAACACTTATAACAGTGATTCAAGTCAGTGATTAAACTGTTGTGCTTAATCCAATTTAAAGGTCAACCATAGACCTTTTCATGGCCCCCCTTGGCCTTTGGGACGGTGTCGTCTGTATCTTTTGACCCGAGCGGGCTGTCcaaataatatatttaaagtatgCCATTGTATACTTAGTGGATCAAGGTAAATTTAGGGGTCAAAATCTGGGGCATTTGTGTCACAGCATCACACAAAGAAGTGCATATCTCTGCCTCTGAACATTGTTAATTGTTTATTAAGAATCCCCGTGCTAACATGCTATTTTAATATCCTTTATGTCTATACATTGGTTTCTAGGGTGTTCTAGAAATCATATTATCACTGAATTTTCTGCACATACAAACTTGTCTTTGTAATATGTTTCCCCCCCATGAAAACCATGATGCATATTAGCACTCAGACTGAAACATTAAATGAGACCAAGTTTGAAACATACCTTGACTGTAGGCCTATATATAATCTTATGCTACCATATTTGGGCAAACACCTGTACAGTTTGAACAGGCAAGGTAGCAATTAAGTCCTCGATATTGGCATTTACGGCACAAAGTTTGGCATCCTGACTTACATTTTCAGTGCACAAGCTCCAACAAGAAATAATGAGCAGGGCTTTGGCCAGAATCAATGGGAATGTGGCATGAGTCTTGGATCCTCCAACCCCGGTGGTAGCAAGTTTCCCATCCATTTCTGAACCTGATGATACACTCTGAAGCTGTGAAACATGGCAGGGTGGAGGGTAGATAGTCATTTTGCtgtatatataattatttaagTGTTTCTTATTGTGATTGAGACTGATTGTCTCTCCGCCTTGGTAGATCAGTATCATTGTGCTTTCCCCTGCATTGATTGATACTTGAAAAATCCCCCTGGGAaatgattattgattattgattattgatccCCATAGGGAAATTCATGCTCTGCTTTTACCCCATCCTGACTGTTGGGTAGGAGCAGTGTGGAGGGATACTGTGCTAGGTGTACACAGACCCTCCAATATTAACACCATTTTACCCAGACTGTGTCACTGTAAAACGCTTACACTTTGCTTTTGACCTTTAAACAGAATGTCCCACTAAATCCATGATGGTATCCTTTTATATATGACGCAGGAGTGTATTTGGACCAGTAAAAATTATGACACACTACTCTTGCAATTTCTCCTGGGTTGGGCCCTATTTTGAGCTAGACTGCTTGGACTAAACTGACTAAATGAAACTGCAGCTGTCAGTATAAGTTTGAAAAATTAAGTTTGCTCTTATTCACAGTGACATCGAGTGACAGACAAGTCAAAAGTGATtacacaacataaaatacaaaattaaaaacagggAAAAGCCTACAgaacacaagataaaaacagaaaatcagtGAAAACAGTTACACATTCATAAACAGTGGTTTGTGATCATGGTTTTAAACTTTGCATAGTTTGACTCCATGAATCAGGAGCGGAGGAAAAGGCAGACTTTACAAGCCAGTCATTTGACCAAGCTTGATGGGGTTCAAAGTCATGGCTCAATTACAACTTGGATGGCTATGGGAGTTAGAATGTTAAATGCTCCCTTCCATTTTTCTAAgatctgtgtttctgttcttcagtttgtgtgtgagtaggTGTGTGTCTTCCTGGCTGTGATGGCAGCAGTAGGAGCCCCGGGGCCAGCGGTCAGTGACTGTATGACCAAGGTGGCACTGAGCATCTCCTGTGACAATCTGCTCGACATGGATACCTTCTCAAAGTCTGACCCTCTGTGCGTGCTTCACATGAACAGCTCAGGGCCTCACTGGTGTGAAGTAAGTAGGTTTAAAGGCCagaattattttcacttttcagaaTTTGAAGTATTTCCAGTACTGGGATAACTTAACTATATTTGCTGTCATTGTTGTGGAAATTTAAGTGCCAGGCTGCTTTGAGTCAAAAGTGTGTCTGACAGACGCTATGTACAAAAAAAGTCCTTGACTGTGAAATATGTATCTGTAGATTGGCCGGACGGAGAAAATCAAAAACTGCCTTAATCCCAAGTTCTCCAAGACTTTTGTCATCGATTACTACTTTGAGATGGTGCAGAAGCTGAGGTTTGAAGTGTACGACATTGACAGTGATAACCACAGTCTGCAAGATGCGGACTTCCTTGGAGAACTGGAGTGTACCTTGGGACAGGTTAGCCCCCTTTGCTTACTACAAAAATCATCACAAATTCCTACTCATTATGCTTCTCTCTCTTCATTGGGGTTAAACACATATTAGTGCTTTTCTTTCTCCAAGAATTATCATTTGAAGTGGTGTTTGGGCTGTGGCATTTTTagtgaaaagtgtttttgtgtccagATTGTGTCCTCAAGGAAACTAACAAGACCACTTGTCATGAAGGACAAGAGACCAGCAGGGAAAGGAACCATCACTGTGAGTTATGATTGTTTAGATTGGCGATGACATTTGGAGCATTTAAGGATATTTGATTTTAAGTGTCCATTTGTTTCTTGGTGTATTTGcacttttgtgtcatttttcaaCACAgtgctgtttcatgtttttgtagATATGTGCTGAAGAAAGAACAGACAACAGGGTGGTGGAATTTGAAGCTGCCGGTAGAAAACTGGATAAAAAGGTATCCTGAGTATCTGAATTTTGTTTACGAAtttacaaataataaaatattgtaGATGATCCTactggagttaaaaaaaaatctgaattgcTACTGTGGTTTTTGCTACTGGAGATAAGTTTTTATGATTAGAAAAACACTCTGAAATTTTGCATTTTCTAATTACTAAGTAGTTCATTTGATCACCTGCACGTTCTCACTTATTTCCAGGATTTCTGGGGCAAGTCTGACCCTTTCCTGGAATTCCACAAGCAGACAGAAACTGGATGGCAGCTCGCTCACAGGACAGAGGTGCAGATATACTCATTGAGTACCATGCTATCCAGTCTATGGGTTCTCGGGCAGAGCATGGGCAAATAAAGCCACAACTACAAGGTGTATACAAgttgtttttaatctgtgcTGTTATACAGATGGTGAAAAACACCCTAAACCCAGTGTGGAGACCGTTCCGCATCCCGATGCAGTCGCTATGTGGAGGTGACGTGGAGAAACGTAtaaaggtacacacacacacttacacctGGACTGTAACGCATTGTGACTGATGACAGGACAGCCTTTTTCTTCTGTCTTCTTTCACGCTGCATGTCCTCATTGAAGGGTTGCTATTAGGAGGAAATTAAATAATCCCTCCCGTCTCATTCTGGCTTTAGTTGTGTATGCTTATATAAAAAGTTGCCTGGAACTTTTCTCCAAATGTAAAAGTTTATAACCTACTAATGACTGTGAGTGTTGGATTAGCTTCATTGAATGGCCTGTGAGATTTggcaaaatgtttttcttgaaCATCGACATTGATCATTGAAGCATTTTACGTTTGTCATGTAAGATCAAGGAAACGCCGGGTCAAGGCCACAGTGGGAACCCTGCCTGTGTTTTAATGCTTGCATCTTGTTGTATATATCTAAGGGTGTGATTATCTTCTGCAAATAAGGAAATGCATTTTAGTATTAGTTtatgtatgttgttttttgtttccacCCTCTAACCCGTAAAAGCACACTTGTCAGGAAGAGATGCTTTCCACTCTACAGTGCAAGTGAGTGTACTGTTTCCAACGTGAGTACTCTTCACGTGAAGGATGCAGTGTCTGTGACAGGACAGGCCAAAGTCCTTGACGCATCTAAATCTATCTTAAAGGACTGcgtaaaaaaaaagaggagtttGGCTCGTTGGTCAACTTACCTGTTAAATGATGAGAGCGTCATCACCACAATCATCCTGTGTCCCTAGTTAACCATTAACTTTCTTTGAACTTCTCCATTGTGTTTATTAAGTAACACAATGGAGCACAAGCATTAATTCAAAATGGAGTGTGTGTCAAGCTAAATTATAAGTCAGGATATCCAGCGCAGTCGATACAATACAAAGAAAATATACTGTGAACTTACTAATTTCCTTTTTAACACAGGATATGAAGCCTATGTGTGATAGTAGACTGTGATCTCATGTGTCgttgatcacaaaaaaaatctggctTCATCAGgtatttaatattaaatatactttattgtTCAAGCATAtgaaatatatacatttttaggCCACATGATGAAAagtaacacatttttctgtcgGCACTAGTGGCGTTCAGTCATTCAGTATATGGATTGGGGGTCgatcaatatgtttttttcagagCTGATGCCGATAATTAGTAATCAATGAGACAGATAACAGATATTTGGAACCCATATAAATAAGCAGTtaagaagaaaactttgttttgacTCCTTTAAGCATGTGTTCTATTAAGAGCCCTACACATGCCGCCTTTTTTGTGTCCTTAttttgaaagctggcacagaaaaggcaccaAAGTAGCGGCCAGCGTCCGATCTCACGTTTTCCAGGCGGCTAAAGACGTGGCATGTGCACAGACCCTTAAATGCTACAGAAGAGAACTCTTTGGACATTATctgtaaaacatttaaagttatctaaaaacaaaatatgagccAATGCCCATCCTGTGCTGAAACGTTTTCTGCATGTACTGCAGACTGCCTTTCATAGTGTTGGTTGAGTGTTACATTCCCACACTGCACTTTTATACCTTGCATCCAttcagagagaggggagggaagtTCTGACACAATACAAAAACTTCCTTTGATCATAAAGCACAGTGTTACTCTACAGTTCTCTGGTTCATCAGTAAAGTGCATGAACTACACTGCAGACTCGATTCTCTACAGTGACAAACAGGGTGACAACTGTATCAAATGAGCAGGGCCAACAGAGTTGAATGCGTATGGGAAGGTCTCAGTCATATacatctggtgtatgaaatgtctgtACTTTCTGTCACTGCCCTGTATCTTTACAAAATGGATCATCTGGTCACATCTCTTGCCGCATCCAGGCGcagtctcactccctcttcctTTCCTTGTAACTCTCGTAGTAAGTACTGTTACTAACAGCAGAATGTTACCAGTGGAAACACTGgtctgttttaaaaacaacagtgtaGAAGAATATGATGTTTATTATAACATCAGTAATATCTGCTGCCTTATGTTAAAATCACAGTTCTGCTCGCTCCAGTCTGCATCTGCGTTCACCTTTGCCCGTCACACTATCTGTCAGTGTTGATAGGTGTGATGTGTAACCAAGCATCAGAGCCAAAGCAATTGTATAAATGCTGAGTATTGCATCTGTGCCAAGACTTGGTCGATCcctaatattgatttttttttaaattacctgGCAAATATTGATTATGTATCAACAAGTAAGTCAACCAACGGGCCAATTTCCTAGAAAGTAGACGCTTTCCATTAAGATGGAtccctttttttaattattcataAGCTTTCTTAGTTAGTCATCCTGTAGACTGACTGTAGCGTCACACAGTTTGTCTAATATGTACTGGTTGCTCCATGCTGTGTCTAGATCTGTTTGTCTTTGCCTGTTTTCTTAACACTGAAGGAACTCAGAAGCTGCAGTGTGCAGATTCTGAGCAGGTACTCTGTGTGTCTTGCACTAAAGGAGGTAGTGGGACCTGTACGCTTCTGACTATTAggaggcttgtgtgtgtttttctgtttgataTCTTAATATCAGGGTGTTGCCTTACATTTGATCTTCACTCCCAAAGCATGCTTTTGTCTCATCTGCTTTGATTTTCACACACTGATGATAGTTTATCAGTTggatataaaaatacattttctaaaGAGAATTGACTGGATTTGTGGCGTTTCTCCGAACTGTCTGTGTATTCCAGGTAGATTGCTATGACTACAACAGCAGTGGATCTCATGACTTTATTGGATCCTTTGAGACCTCACTGTGTGCAATTCAGCAGGCATCACAAACATATGCGGTGAGCTCTATTTGCCTTATCTTTTTGCATGGGTATGTCCCAGATTTGACATTTTCCGTAAGCATAGACAAAACAGTGTATCTCTCCTActtgttttttcattaaaagCATTTGGTGATGCTTGACTGGcatttttaaagtgtaaaaatgtacatattGTTCCTGACACGTGTGTGGTGTGTTTTTGCTTCTCTCAGGCCGAGTTTGAATGCATCAACAGTaagaagaaacagaagaagaaaggataCAAAAACTCTGGGGTTATCGTAATAAAGAAATGCAAGGTActgtggtttctttttttgtatgaacttattattttctttgattAGTATTTTAGTACTCTGCAAATTAGGAAGATATGCAAATAGACACAACACGAGCACCTGAAGAAACATCTTTATCAATTTGACAACACATGCACAGCATTTAGAAAAAGTACTGCATGGAGCTCACAGCAGAAACTGTTTCCAGAGGACACTAAAAAGTGATGCACACACCACTGGGACTCACTGCCATGAGCTTTGTCATATGAAGTTATTGAGGTAGGCAATCCGGCAGCGATGTTGGTTAATGAGCACACTTCCCTCCTAAACATTCagacattgtgtgtgtgaaaaaatgaatgtgacttgtagggTAAAAAAGCGCTCTAAGTAGTTGGAAGACAAGAAAGGCACAATACCATTCACCGTATGCAGATGTATACAATAGTTTGTATCTCGCTATGTGTTGTAACATTGAAATAATACAAGTAAATGTGCAAACAACACCACAGTGCAGTACCTCAGCATATATGTGGTTACATTATTTCTTTTAAACAGTTCAATGACTTTGTGTCAccaatatttattttcagacaGTGAAGGAGTATAGTTTCCTGGATTACATAATGGGCGGCTGTCAGCTTAACTTCACTGTGAGTACTACACATTTTTTAATCCTTTTATGCATCtttgaagaaacaaaaaaaaaccacttaTCTTTTTTTAGTTACAGTGTTTGTTTGAGGATTTAATGTGTtcaagaaacattttttttatcatgttatcaagcattatcttattttttgttttcttttattaccCATCCCTCTGGGCCAGATTGCTATTGATTTCACAGGCTCCAACGGGGATCCCAGAACCCCTCAGTCCCTCCATTACATCAACCCTCAGGGCTATAATGAGTACCTGGCCGCTATCTGGGCAGTGGGAAATGTCATCCAGGACTATGACAGGTACAGAGATATTGGTTTTATGTAGTAATAGTATGGTATTATGTTGGTTAACAAAGTAGAGGAATAGTACACCATGAACCATCTAAGCatagttgtgtgtttttggagctTTTTCTGTCCAACTGTGGTCTCATCCTTTCTGTATGTCAACTTACTTGAACAATAACACTTGTTTCGTTTCACTTTCTGTAGTGACAAGATGTTCCCTGCTTTTGGATTTGGAGCCAAGAT
This is a stretch of genomic DNA from Epinephelus fuscoguttatus linkage group LG21, E.fuscoguttatus.final_Chr_v1. It encodes these proteins:
- the LOC125881630 gene encoding copine-3-like isoform X1 yields the protein MAAVGAPGPAVSDCMTKVALSISCDNLLDMDTFSKSDPLCVLHMNSSGPHWCEIGRTEKIKNCLNPKFSKTFVIDYYFEMVQKLRFEVYDIDSDNHSLQDADFLGELECTLGQIVSSRKLTRPLVMKDKRPAGKGTITICAEERTDNRVVEFEAAGRKLDKKDFWGKSDPFLEFHKQTETGWQLAHRTEMVKNTLNPVWRPFRIPMQSLCGGDVEKRIKVDCYDYNSSGSHDFIGSFETSLCAIQQASQTYAAEFECINSKKKQKKKGYKNSGVIVIKKCKTVKEYSFLDYIMGGCQLNFTIAIDFTGSNGDPRTPQSLHYINPQGYNEYLAAIWAVGNVIQDYDSDKMFPAFGFGAKIPPTWHVSHEFPINFNPSDPFCAGVEGVVHAYQQCLQQVKLYGPTNFSPIINHVAHFGRQAMQQETASQYFVLLIITDGVITDMDETRSAIVNASRLPMSIIIVGVGGADFDAMEFLDGDDGILRSATGEAAMRDIVQFVPFRQFRDCPQEALAQSVLAEIPGQVMGFFNTMKLRPPHSDTPLPDLSASAPPSEMS
- the LOC125881630 gene encoding copine-3-like isoform X2, which produces MAAVGAPGPAVSDCMTKVALSISCDNLLDMDTFSKSDPLCVLHMNSSGPHWCEIGRTEKIKNCLNPKFSKTFVIDYYFEMVQKLRFEVYDIDSDNHSLQDADFLGELECTLGQIVSSRKLTRPLVMKDKRPAGKGTITICAEERTDNRVVEFEAAGRKLDKKDFWGKSDPFLEFHKQTETGWQLAHRTEMVKNTLNPVWRPFRIPMQSLCGGDVEKRIKVDCYDYNSSGSHDFIGSFETSLCAIQQASQTYAAEFECINSKKKQKKKGYKNSGVIVIKKCKTVKEYSFLDYIMGGCQLNFTIAIDFTGSNGDPRTPQSLHYINPQGYNEYLAAIWAVGNVIQDYDSDKMFPAFGFGAKIPPTWHVSHEFPINFNPSDPFCAGVEGVVHAYQQCLQQVKLYGPTNFSPIINHVAHFGRQAMQQETASQYFVLLIITDGVITDMDETRSAIVNASRLPMSIIIVGVGGADFDAMEFLDGDDGILRSATGEAAMRDIVQFVPFRQFRDAGIPALAQSVLAELPDQVASFFNLFDLKPPNEPPSEPSPS